From the genome of Bartonella sp. M0283:
TTTGAATATTCTATTTTTGATTGACCAATGGCTATGGTTTCGACACAATCGCCTGTCATTCATTTGCAATGATTTGGTTTTGCAATGATTTGGTTTTGCAATGATTTGGGTTTGCAATGGCTTCGGTTTGCAACCATTTGGATTTGCGATTACTTGCAGTTTTACAATTGACGATTTTGAAAGGGCTAATATGAGAAAACTGGTTTTTGCGGGGATACTAGCAACATTTCTTTTCCCAGCCTTAGCTTTTGCCGATGACGTCAAAGGAACGATAACAGCTATCAATCAGGATAATAACACAATCGAACTCGATAATGGAAAAACTTACAGTTTGCCAGGTGAATTCGATTATTCTGTTTTGAGTGAAGGAATGAAAGTCATCGTATTTTATGACACAGAGGGAAATAATCGCTATATTACCGATATCGAGCCACAA
Proteins encoded in this window:
- a CDS encoding DUF1344 domain-containing protein, which codes for MRKLVFAGILATFLFPALAFADDVKGTITAINQDNNTIELDNGKTYSLPGEFDYSVLSEGMKVIVFYDTEGNNRYITDIEPQES